In one window of Lepidochelys kempii isolate rLepKem1 chromosome 27, rLepKem1.hap2, whole genome shotgun sequence DNA:
- the STAT3 gene encoding signal transducer and activator of transcription 3 isoform X6, with translation MAQWNQLQQLDTRYLEQLHQLYSDSFPMELRQFLAPWIESQDWAYAASKESHATLVFHNLLGEIDQQYSRFLQESNVLYQHNLRRIKQFLQSRYLEKPMEIARIVARCLWEESRLLQTAATAAQQGGQASHPTAAVVTEKQQMLEQHLQDVRKRVQDLEQKMKVVENLQDDFDFNYKTLKSQGDMQDLNGNNQSVTRQKMQQLEQMLTALDQMRRGIVSELAGLLSAMEYVQKTLADEELADWKRRQQIACIGGPPNICLDRLENWITSLAESQLQTRQQIKKLEELQQKVSYKGDPIVQHRPMLEERIVELFRNLMKSAFVVERQPCMPMHPDRPLVIKTGVQFTTKVRLLVKFPELNYQLKIKVCIDKDSGDVAALRGSRKFNILGTNTKVMNMEESNNGSLSAEFKHLTLREQRCGNGGRANCDASLIVTEELHLITFETEVYHQGLKIDLETHSLPVVVISNICQMPNAWASILWYNMLTNNPKNVNFFTKPPIGTWDQVAEVLSWQFSSTTKRGLSIEQLTTLAEKLLGPGVNYSGCQITWAKFCKENMAGKGFSFWVWLDNIIDLVKKYILALWNEGYIMGFISKERERAILSTKPPGTFLLRFSESSKEGGITFTWVEKDISGKTQIQSVEPYTKQQLNSMSFAEIIMGYKIMDATNILVSPLVYLYPDIPKEEAFGKYCRPESQEHPEATDSGSTAPYLKTKFICVTP, from the exons GGCGTACGCCGCCAGCAAGGAGTCCCACGCCACCCTGGTGTTTCATAACCTGCTGGGGGAGATCGATCAGCAGTACAGCCGCTTCCTGCAGGAATCCAACGTCCTCTACCAGCACAACCTGCGCAGGATCAAACAGTTCCTGCAG AGCAGGTACCTGGAAAAGCCGATGGAAATAGCCCGGATCGTGGCTCGGTGTCTCTGGGAAGAATCTCGCTTGCTCCAGACAGCTGCAACCGCGGCCCAg CAAGGCGGGCAGGCGTCGCACCCCACGGCCGCTGTGGTGACAGAGAAGCAGCAAATGCTGGAGCAGCATCTACAGGACGTGCGGAAGCGGGTGCAG GATCTGGAGCAAAAGATGAAGGTGGTGGAGAATCTCCAGGATGACTTTGATTTCAACTACAAGACGCTGAAAAGCCAAGGAG ACATGCAGGACCTGAACGGAAACAATCAGTCTGTCACGCGGCAAAAGatgcagcagctggagcagatGCTGACCGCGCTGGACCAGATGCGCAGA GGGATTGTGAGCGAACTGGCCGGGCTGCTGTCAGCCATGGAGTACGTGCAGAAGACGCTGGCAGACGAGGAGCTGGCTGACTGgaagagaaggcagcaaatcgcCTGTATCGGGGGGCCTCCCAACATCTGCCTGGATCGCCTGGAAAATTG GATCACATCCCTTGCAGAGTCCCAGCTCCAGACGCGGCAGCAGATCAAGAAGCTAGAGGAGCTGCAGCAGAAAGTGTCTTACAAAGGAGACCCGATCGTCCAGCACCGGCCCATGCTGGAGGAGAGGATTGTGGAGCTGTTCAGGAATCTAATGAAAAG TGCCTTCGTGGTGGAGAGGCAGCCCTGCATGCCCATGCACCCGGATCGCCCCCTGGTCATCAAAACTGGCGTGCAGTTCACCACCAAAGTCCG GTTACTCGTCAAGTTTCCTGAGCTGAACTACCAGCTGAAGATCAAAGTCTGCATTGACAA ggaCTCTGGTGACGTTGCCGCGCTCCGGGG gtcccgGAAGTTTAACATCTTGGGGACAAACACCAAGGTCATGAACATGGAGGAGTCGAACAATGGCAGCCTGTCGGCGGAGTTCAAACACCTG ACACTGCGGGAGCAGAGGTGCGGCAACGGGGGCAGAGCCAACTGCGAC GCCTCCCTGATAGTCACAGAGGAGCTCCACCTCATCACCTTCGAGACCGAGGTCTATCACCAGGGCCTGAAGATCGACCTGGAG ACCCACTCCCTGCCTGTTGTGGTCATCTCCAACATCTGCCAGATGCCCAATGCTTGGGCGTCCATCCTGTGGTACAACATGCTGACGAACAACCCCAAG AACGTGAACTTCTTCACCAAGCCCCCAATCGGCACGTGGGACCAGGTGGCTGAGGTTCTGAGCTGGCAGTTCTCCTCCACCACCAAGCGGGGTCTCAGCATCGAACAGCTGACCACGCTGGCAGAGAAACTCCTAG GGCCAGGCGTCAACTACTCCGGCTGCCAGATCACATGGGCCAAGTTCTGCAAG GAAAACATGGCCGGCAAGGGGTTTTCCTTCTGGGTCTGGCTGGACAACATCATCGACCTCGTGAAGAAATACATCCTGGCGCTGTGGAATGAAGG gtacatcaTGGGGTTCATCAGCAAGGAGCGGGAGCGTGCCATCCTGAGCACCAAGCCACCAGGCACCTTCCTGCTGCGGTTCAGCGAGAGCAGCAAGGAGGGGGGCATCACCTTCACCTGGGTGGAGAAGGACATCAGCG GGAAAACCCAGATCCAGTCCGTGGAGCCGTACACCAAGCAGCAGCTCAACAGCATGTCTTTCGCGGAAATCATCATGGGCTACAAAATCATGGATGCCACCAACATCTTGGTCTCGCCCCTGGTCTACCTGTACCCCGACATCCCCAAGGAGGAAGCCTTTGGCAAATACTGTCGCCCGGAGAGCCAGGAGCACCCTGAAGCTACGGACTCAGGTA GCACTGCGCCATACCTGAAGACCAAGTTCATCTGCGTCACCCCGTAA
- the STAT3 gene encoding signal transducer and activator of transcription 3 isoform X3 encodes MAQWNQLQQLDTRYLEQLHQLYSDSFPMELRQFLAPWIESQDWAYAASKESHATLVFHNLLGEIDQQYSRFLQESNVLYQHNLRRIKQFLQSRYLEKPMEIARIVARCLWEESRLLQTAATAAQQGGQASHPTAAVVTEKQQMLEQHLQDVRKRVQDLEQKMKVVENLQDDFDFNYKTLKSQGDMQDLNGNNQSVTRQKMQQLEQMLTALDQMRRGIVSELAGLLSAMEYVQKTLADEELADWKRRQQIACIGGPPNICLDRLENWITSLAESQLQTRQQIKKLEELQQKVSYKGDPIVQHRPMLEERIVELFRNLMKSAFVVERQPCMPMHPDRPLVIKTGVQFTTKVRLLVKFPELNYQLKIKVCIDKDSGDVAALRGSRKFNILGTNTKVMNMEESNNGSLSAEFKHLTLREQRCGNGGRANCDASLIVTEELHLITFETEVYHQGLKIDLETHSLPVVVISNICQMPNAWASILWYNMLTNNPKNVNFFTKPPIGTWDQVAEVLSWQFSSTTKRGLSIEQLTTLAEKLLGPGVNYSGCQITWAKFCKENMAGKGFSFWVWLDNIIDLVKKYILALWNEGYIMGFISKERERAILSTKPPGTFLLRFSESSKEGGITFTWVEKDISGKTQIQSVEPYTKQQLNSMSFAEIIMGYKIMDATNILVSPLVYLYPDIPKEEAFGKYCRPESQEHPEATDSGTAPYLKTKFICVTPTTCSNTIDLPMSPRTLDSLMQFGNNSEGAEANAGGQFESLTFDMELTPECAASPM; translated from the exons GGCGTACGCCGCCAGCAAGGAGTCCCACGCCACCCTGGTGTTTCATAACCTGCTGGGGGAGATCGATCAGCAGTACAGCCGCTTCCTGCAGGAATCCAACGTCCTCTACCAGCACAACCTGCGCAGGATCAAACAGTTCCTGCAG AGCAGGTACCTGGAAAAGCCGATGGAAATAGCCCGGATCGTGGCTCGGTGTCTCTGGGAAGAATCTCGCTTGCTCCAGACAGCTGCAACCGCGGCCCAg CAAGGCGGGCAGGCGTCGCACCCCACGGCCGCTGTGGTGACAGAGAAGCAGCAAATGCTGGAGCAGCATCTACAGGACGTGCGGAAGCGGGTGCAG GATCTGGAGCAAAAGATGAAGGTGGTGGAGAATCTCCAGGATGACTTTGATTTCAACTACAAGACGCTGAAAAGCCAAGGAG ACATGCAGGACCTGAACGGAAACAATCAGTCTGTCACGCGGCAAAAGatgcagcagctggagcagatGCTGACCGCGCTGGACCAGATGCGCAGA GGGATTGTGAGCGAACTGGCCGGGCTGCTGTCAGCCATGGAGTACGTGCAGAAGACGCTGGCAGACGAGGAGCTGGCTGACTGgaagagaaggcagcaaatcgcCTGTATCGGGGGGCCTCCCAACATCTGCCTGGATCGCCTGGAAAATTG GATCACATCCCTTGCAGAGTCCCAGCTCCAGACGCGGCAGCAGATCAAGAAGCTAGAGGAGCTGCAGCAGAAAGTGTCTTACAAAGGAGACCCGATCGTCCAGCACCGGCCCATGCTGGAGGAGAGGATTGTGGAGCTGTTCAGGAATCTAATGAAAAG TGCCTTCGTGGTGGAGAGGCAGCCCTGCATGCCCATGCACCCGGATCGCCCCCTGGTCATCAAAACTGGCGTGCAGTTCACCACCAAAGTCCG GTTACTCGTCAAGTTTCCTGAGCTGAACTACCAGCTGAAGATCAAAGTCTGCATTGACAA ggaCTCTGGTGACGTTGCCGCGCTCCGGGG gtcccgGAAGTTTAACATCTTGGGGACAAACACCAAGGTCATGAACATGGAGGAGTCGAACAATGGCAGCCTGTCGGCGGAGTTCAAACACCTG ACACTGCGGGAGCAGAGGTGCGGCAACGGGGGCAGAGCCAACTGCGAC GCCTCCCTGATAGTCACAGAGGAGCTCCACCTCATCACCTTCGAGACCGAGGTCTATCACCAGGGCCTGAAGATCGACCTGGAG ACCCACTCCCTGCCTGTTGTGGTCATCTCCAACATCTGCCAGATGCCCAATGCTTGGGCGTCCATCCTGTGGTACAACATGCTGACGAACAACCCCAAG AACGTGAACTTCTTCACCAAGCCCCCAATCGGCACGTGGGACCAGGTGGCTGAGGTTCTGAGCTGGCAGTTCTCCTCCACCACCAAGCGGGGTCTCAGCATCGAACAGCTGACCACGCTGGCAGAGAAACTCCTAG GGCCAGGCGTCAACTACTCCGGCTGCCAGATCACATGGGCCAAGTTCTGCAAG GAAAACATGGCCGGCAAGGGGTTTTCCTTCTGGGTCTGGCTGGACAACATCATCGACCTCGTGAAGAAATACATCCTGGCGCTGTGGAATGAAGG gtacatcaTGGGGTTCATCAGCAAGGAGCGGGAGCGTGCCATCCTGAGCACCAAGCCACCAGGCACCTTCCTGCTGCGGTTCAGCGAGAGCAGCAAGGAGGGGGGCATCACCTTCACCTGGGTGGAGAAGGACATCAGCG GGAAAACCCAGATCCAGTCCGTGGAGCCGTACACCAAGCAGCAGCTCAACAGCATGTCTTTCGCGGAAATCATCATGGGCTACAAAATCATGGATGCCACCAACATCTTGGTCTCGCCCCTGGTCTACCTGTACCCCGACATCCCCAAGGAGGAAGCCTTTGGCAAATACTGTCGCCCGGAGAGCCAGGAGCACCCTGAAGCTACGGACTCAG GCACTGCGCCATACCTGAAGACCAAGTTCATCTGCGTCACCCC AACGACCTGCAGCAACACCATCGACCTGCCCATGTCCCCGCGCACGCTGGACTCGCTCATGCAGTTTGGCAATAACAGCGAGGGAGCGGAGGCCAACGCAGGAGGCCAGTTTG AGTCTCTGACCTTCGACATGGAGCTGACTCCGGAGTGTGCCGCCTCGCCCATGTGA